In the genome of Chryseobacterium oryzae, one region contains:
- a CDS encoding GYDIA family GHMP kinase, which yields MGEIYSPGKLMLTSEYFAVDGALVLAVPTKLGQEFFFEEKQDSASHVFWEAYHQNKLWLKAIINYKNWEVLETNLPSSAEFILKTLKNVQSLSGTKFQATDSYCLKTNLQFPPDYGLGSSSTLMNNLAEWAEIDPFQLNEISLGGSGYDIAVAKAKSSVLYQNKPKPHFESIQYSPKFKNQLIFIHLNQKQDSREGIRLYKSKNKSQNLIDEFSNLTRNILLCNELENFSQLMILHEQRISDFIEIPTVKSVFFEDCPVFVKSLGAWGGDFVMTAKFSGYKDYFWDRGFSTIFDWDDIIY from the coding sequence ATGGGCGAAATATATTCACCGGGAAAGCTGATGCTTACTTCAGAATATTTCGCTGTAGATGGAGCTCTTGTTCTGGCTGTACCCACAAAGCTAGGACAAGAGTTTTTTTTTGAAGAAAAGCAAGATTCAGCATCACATGTTTTTTGGGAAGCTTATCACCAGAATAAACTGTGGCTGAAAGCAATCATCAATTACAAAAATTGGGAGGTTTTAGAAACCAATCTTCCTTCGAGTGCGGAATTTATCTTGAAAACACTCAAAAATGTTCAGTCTCTCTCAGGAACTAAATTTCAGGCAACAGATTCTTATTGTCTAAAAACAAATCTACAGTTTCCACCCGATTATGGATTGGGAAGCAGTTCTACACTGATGAATAATCTTGCAGAATGGGCAGAAATCGATCCGTTTCAGTTAAACGAGATTAGTTTGGGAGGAAGCGGATACGATATTGCTGTTGCCAAAGCGAAATCTTCCGTGCTTTATCAGAATAAACCTAAACCTCATTTTGAAAGTATTCAATATTCACCAAAATTTAAAAATCAACTCATTTTTATTCACCTGAATCAGAAGCAGGATAGCCGTGAGGGAATTCGTCTTTATAAGTCAAAAAATAAATCTCAAAATTTAATTGATGAATTTTCTAATCTCACAAGAAATATTTTATTATGTAATGAATTGGAAAATTTTTCTCAATTAATGATATTACATGAGCAAAGAATTTCAGATTTTATTGAAATTCCGACAGTTAAGTCTGTTTTTTTTGAAGATTGCCCTGTTTTTGTTAAAAGTTTAGGCGCTTGGGGTGGAGATTTTGTAATGACAGCAAAATTTAGCGGTTACAAGGACTATTTTTGGGACAGAGGTTTTAGCACTATTTTCGATTGGGATGATATAATTTACTGA
- the argS gene encoding arginine--tRNA ligase, with the protein MNIKNIIEQKLAEVILNVFQLKDIHLEVQENKTEFEGDFTIVIFPLVKQLKKSPETIGMEVGEALTTQTELFESFNVVKGFVNVKVKTNLFVEQFKGLNEFFSTIEKKNATVMVEYSSPNTNKPLHLGHIRNNLLGFSVAKILEEAGYDVIKTQIINDRGIHICKSMLAWEKFGEGKTPAMQKIKGDKFVGNYYVEFDKHYKQEIAELVAQGISEDQAKKDAPLMKEAQKMLLDWENGDEKVRNLWKEMNSWVYEGFNETYRRLGVDFDQVQYESNTYILGKDLIQEGLDKGVLYKKEDGSVWCDLTDEGLDQKLLLRSDGTSVYMTQDLGTAVERFKDNNIQKLIYTVGNEQDYHFQVLFKILGKLGYSWADQLYHLSYGMVELPNGKMKSREGTVVDADDLMQEMHNIAKEKAEELGKLEHLSEKEKENNYENVGIGALKYFMLKVDPKKKMLFNPEESIDFNGNTGPFIQYTFARIQSLLVKADYHYREISDVELNQSEKELILQLANYKPIVEKAAEALSPALIANYVYDLVKTYNSFYQSNPILNQEDENLKQMRLNLSNLTAETIKKSLQLLGIQTVNRM; encoded by the coding sequence ATGAATATTAAAAATATTATAGAACAAAAACTGGCAGAGGTTATTCTTAATGTCTTTCAGCTTAAAGATATACACCTTGAAGTTCAGGAAAATAAAACCGAATTTGAAGGAGATTTTACAATTGTAATATTTCCTTTAGTGAAACAGTTAAAGAAAAGTCCGGAAACTATAGGTATGGAAGTAGGAGAAGCTTTAACAACACAGACAGAACTCTTCGAAAGCTTCAATGTAGTTAAAGGTTTTGTAAATGTAAAAGTTAAAACTAATCTTTTCGTTGAACAGTTTAAAGGGTTGAATGAATTTTTTTCGACTATAGAAAAGAAAAATGCAACTGTAATGGTAGAGTATTCTTCACCCAATACTAATAAGCCATTGCATTTAGGACACATCAGAAATAATCTGTTGGGATTTTCTGTGGCGAAAATTTTAGAAGAAGCTGGTTATGATGTGATTAAGACTCAAATCATCAACGACAGAGGAATTCACATCTGTAAGTCTATGTTGGCTTGGGAAAAATTCGGAGAGGGAAAAACACCTGCAATGCAGAAGATTAAAGGAGATAAATTTGTAGGGAATTATTATGTTGAATTCGATAAACATTATAAACAAGAAATTGCTGAACTTGTAGCCCAAGGTATTTCTGAAGATCAGGCTAAAAAAGATGCCCCATTAATGAAAGAAGCACAAAAAATGCTTTTGGATTGGGAAAACGGAGACGAAAAAGTAAGAAACCTCTGGAAGGAAATGAATTCTTGGGTGTATGAGGGTTTCAATGAGACTTATCGTAGATTAGGTGTAGATTTTGACCAGGTTCAGTACGAAAGTAATACTTATATTTTAGGAAAAGATCTTATTCAGGAAGGTTTAGATAAAGGTGTTTTATATAAGAAAGAAGACGGTTCGGTATGGTGCGATTTAACGGATGAAGGCTTAGACCAGAAATTATTGCTCCGTTCGGATGGAACTTCGGTTTATATGACCCAGGATTTGGGAACGGCTGTAGAGCGTTTTAAAGATAACAATATTCAGAAACTGATTTATACTGTAGGAAATGAGCAGGATTATCATTTTCAGGTTTTGTTTAAAATTTTAGGTAAACTTGGTTATTCTTGGGCAGATCAGCTGTACCATTTGTCTTATGGAATGGTTGAACTTCCGAACGGAAAAATGAAATCCCGAGAAGGAACTGTTGTAGATGCAGACGATCTGATGCAGGAAATGCACAATATTGCAAAAGAAAAAGCGGAAGAATTAGGAAAACTCGAACATCTTAGTGAAAAAGAAAAAGAGAATAATTATGAGAATGTAGGAATTGGTGCTCTAAAATATTTTATGCTGAAGGTAGATCCGAAGAAAAAGATGCTTTTCAATCCGGAAGAAAGTATAGATTTTAATGGAAATACAGGGCCATTTATACAATATACTTTTGCCAGAATTCAGTCCTTGCTTGTAAAGGCAGATTATCATTACCGAGAAATCTCTGATGTTGAGCTAAATCAGTCTGAAAAAGAATTAATTTTGCAGCTAGCAAATTACAAACCTATTGTTGAGAAAGCGGCAGAAGCCTTAAGCCCAGCCTTAATTGCCAATTATGTATACGATTTGGTTAAAACGTATAATTCTTTTTATCAAAGTAATCCGATTTTGAATCAGGAAGATGAAAATCTAAAACAGATGAGACTGAATCTATCTAATCTCACTGCAGAAACCATCAAAAAATCCTTACAATTACTCGGTATACAAACCGTAAACAGAATGTAA
- the tamL gene encoding translocation and assembly module lipoprotein TamL gives MKINFSTYYKYFLASGMTAAVVSCSNTKFLKEGQMLYTGAEVKIENDSLSKKEKNDLESALKDNLTPKPNSSFLGLRPKLYAYNVTKEPKKQKGLRYWLKYKFGEEPVLLGDVDKEFNKDIIVNYSENKGYFNARAKYDTVSKNKKAKVIYTLNPGGRYLISNVKFPADSSEINKEIRALKDKTLLKTGNPFDLEVIKAERQRIDDGLKNRGFYYFNPDNIIVQADSTVSKKHEVELIVKLKDKTPDLAKDQFTIDKVVVFPNYNLRDAKRGKYSIPMNADSLKGYEYNNIYVVDPDKKFKPRVFDRALYFEKGDLYNRKNHNLSLNRLINLGVFKFVKNEFVVSDSLNHKFDAYYILTPRELQSLRLEALGRTNSANYAGSEVNLNWTQRNFFRGAEQFKASLYGAFDVQIGGPADAENIFRAGANTQLSIPRIVAPFRFNSSSAFVPRTNIQLGYEFQNRTTLYTLNTFSASFGYQWKENIRKEHELKLIDVTYIAPANETPKFIALKEGNPYLTRITERQLIFGPTYSYTYSTTMLPQRNTFYYKGMLDLAGNLTGLISGANVRDGNQKNIFGVPFSQYVKVENDVRFYHKFTEKTSLATRFIAGVAIPYGNSNFIPFSRQFFVGGSNSIRAFRARTLGPGSYDPRTETNTRALFDQAGDVKLELNAEYRANLYKFLNVAAFIDAGNIWLLEDPQNERPGGKFSKNFLSETAVGAGLGLRLDFSILILRLDLAMPLRVPYYEKGDRWTFDKINFGSGAWRRDNLILNIAIGYPF, from the coding sequence ATGAAGATTAATTTTAGCACATACTACAAATATTTTCTGGCATCCGGAATGACGGCGGCTGTTGTATCTTGTTCCAACACCAAATTCCTAAAGGAAGGACAAATGCTTTACACCGGAGCCGAAGTTAAGATCGAAAATGATTCTCTCAGCAAAAAAGAAAAAAATGATCTTGAATCGGCTTTAAAAGACAATCTTACCCCAAAGCCGAATTCTTCTTTTTTAGGATTAAGACCTAAATTGTACGCTTACAATGTAACCAAAGAGCCTAAAAAACAAAAAGGATTGCGGTATTGGCTGAAATACAAATTCGGAGAAGAACCGGTATTGCTTGGAGATGTAGATAAAGAATTCAATAAAGATATTATTGTAAATTATTCCGAAAATAAAGGATATTTCAATGCAAGAGCAAAATACGATACCGTTTCTAAAAATAAGAAAGCGAAAGTAATATACACTTTAAATCCGGGTGGCAGATATTTAATCAGCAATGTTAAATTTCCTGCAGATTCATCGGAAATAAATAAGGAAATACGTGCTTTAAAAGATAAAACCTTATTAAAAACTGGCAATCCTTTCGATTTGGAAGTTATTAAAGCAGAAAGACAGAGAATTGATGACGGACTGAAAAACCGTGGCTTTTATTATTTTAATCCGGATAATATTATTGTTCAGGCAGACAGTACGGTGAGCAAAAAACACGAGGTAGAACTCATCGTAAAGCTTAAAGATAAAACACCAGATTTAGCAAAAGATCAGTTTACTATAGATAAAGTAGTGGTGTTCCCGAATTATAATCTTCGAGATGCAAAAAGAGGAAAGTACAGCATTCCTATGAATGCAGATTCTCTGAAGGGATACGAATATAACAATATTTATGTTGTCGATCCGGACAAAAAATTTAAACCAAGAGTTTTCGACCGTGCTCTGTATTTCGAAAAAGGCGATTTATACAACAGAAAAAATCATAACCTTTCTCTTAACCGTCTTATTAATCTTGGGGTTTTTAAATTTGTGAAAAATGAATTTGTTGTTTCAGATTCTTTAAATCATAAGTTTGATGCTTATTATATTCTTACTCCGAGAGAACTACAATCTCTAAGACTTGAAGCTTTAGGAAGAACCAACTCTGCCAATTATGCCGGAAGCGAGGTTAATTTAAACTGGACTCAAAGAAATTTTTTCCGTGGAGCGGAGCAGTTTAAGGCATCTCTTTACGGTGCATTCGATGTGCAGATTGGTGGTCCCGCCGATGCCGAAAACATCTTCAGAGCAGGAGCCAATACCCAGCTTTCTATCCCAAGAATTGTGGCGCCTTTCCGTTTCAATTCTTCCAGTGCATTTGTTCCGAGAACTAATATTCAACTCGGATATGAATTCCAGAACAGAACTACTTTATATACTTTAAATACATTCAGTGCATCTTTTGGATATCAGTGGAAAGAAAATATCCGAAAAGAACACGAGCTGAAACTTATAGATGTTACCTATATTGCTCCGGCAAACGAAACTCCAAAATTTATTGCATTAAAAGAGGGAAACCCATACCTTACAAGAATTACGGAGCGACAGTTAATTTTCGGTCCTACCTATTCTTACACCTACTCTACCACGATGCTTCCTCAAAGAAATACTTTTTATTATAAAGGAATGCTAGATTTGGCAGGGAATCTCACAGGGCTCATTTCCGGAGCAAATGTAAGAGATGGAAATCAAAAAAATATATTTGGAGTACCGTTCAGTCAGTATGTAAAAGTGGAAAATGATGTTCGTTTTTATCACAAATTTACAGAGAAAACCTCTTTAGCAACCAGATTTATCGCCGGTGTGGCTATTCCTTATGGAAATTCTAACTTCATCCCTTTCTCCAGACAGTTTTTTGTAGGTGGAAGTAACAGTATACGAGCTTTCAGAGCAAGAACATTAGGACCCGGAAGTTACGATCCGAGAACGGAAACCAATACCCGCGCATTATTTGATCAGGCAGGAGATGTAAAACTGGAACTGAATGCCGAATATCGAGCCAATTTGTATAAGTTTTTAAATGTTGCAGCTTTTATAGATGCAGGTAATATCTGGCTTCTGGAAGACCCTCAAAATGAAAGACCGGGAGGTAAATTTTCTAAAAATTTCTTAAGTGAAACGGCTGTGGGAGCAGGTTTAGGTTTACGTTTAGATTTTTCTATTCTTATCCTTCGTTTAGATCTTGCCATGCCACTTCGGGTTCCTTATTATGAAAAAGGTGATCGATGGACTTTCGACAAAATTAATTTTGGAAGCGGAGCCTGGAGAAGAGATAATCTTATTCTGAATATTGCCATCGGATATCCTTTCTAA
- a CDS encoding ribonuclease HII codes for MELAKKWSENYIEAGCDEVGRGCLSGPVVAAAVIVDENFEQRLINDSKKLNFKTRMELDGYIKDNVKCYAISELPPAFIDEHNILNASIHAMHRALDQLTIRPELILVDGNKFHPYNFIPHQCIIKGDSKFLSIAAASILAKNYRDKLMMELHHEYPHYGWDTNFGYATKKHQQALKEYGISKYHRLSFRLNYD; via the coding sequence ATGGAATTAGCAAAGAAATGGTCAGAAAATTACATTGAAGCAGGTTGCGATGAAGTGGGGAGAGGATGTTTGAGCGGACCTGTTGTAGCCGCAGCAGTAATCGTTGATGAAAACTTCGAACAAAGACTTATTAATGATTCTAAGAAGCTTAACTTTAAAACAAGAATGGAACTAGATGGATATATAAAAGACAATGTAAAATGCTATGCAATTTCAGAACTTCCGCCTGCTTTTATTGATGAACATAATATTCTGAATGCAAGTATACATGCGATGCACAGAGCTTTAGACCAACTTACGATAAGACCAGAACTTATACTTGTAGACGGAAATAAATTTCACCCTTACAACTTTATTCCACACCAGTGCATCATCAAAGGAGATTCTAAATTTTTATCGATTGCTGCAGCATCTATTTTGGCAAAAAATTATAGAGATAAACTAATGATGGAACTTCACCATGAATATCCTCATTATGGCTGGGATACCAATTTTGGGTACGCAACAAAAAAACATCAGCAGGCATTAAAAGAGTATGGAATCAGTAAATACCACCGTCTTTCATTTAGATTAAATTATGACTAA
- a CDS encoding YihY/virulence factor BrkB family protein, with product MLKKLKFFWETVKETFTEWNNSSASGDSASLAYYAIFSIPGLLIIIIWIAGYFFGEEAIRGQISSQISGMMGQDVAKSIQEMIAGALIDKENIFMKIVGIGSLVFGSTTLFFQLQKSLNNLWDVEAAPKKAFAKFLIDRANSLGMILILGFLLMITMIMSSLISLFNDFITRYFGLETYLIVELINFGVGFGLVILLFALMFKVLPDVEMSWKSVWKGAMLTAVLFTLGKFLLSLYFSQFKPTSAFGTAGTVILIMMWINYSCMLIFFGAEFTKVYTYKRGLRIEPSKHAKWSSAKLYRDSQTKNIASS from the coding sequence ATGCTGAAAAAACTGAAATTTTTCTGGGAAACTGTTAAAGAAACCTTTACTGAATGGAATAACTCCAGTGCTTCCGGCGATTCTGCCAGTCTTGCCTATTATGCCATATTTTCGATTCCGGGGTTACTTATTATTATTATTTGGATTGCCGGATATTTTTTTGGTGAAGAAGCCATACGCGGACAAATCAGTTCTCAAATTAGCGGAATGATGGGACAGGATGTTGCTAAAAGCATACAGGAAATGATTGCAGGAGCATTAATTGATAAAGAAAATATATTTATGAAAATTGTGGGAATAGGCTCTTTGGTATTTGGTTCTACTACCCTGTTCTTTCAGCTTCAGAAATCTTTAAATAACCTTTGGGATGTAGAAGCAGCTCCCAAAAAGGCATTTGCTAAATTTCTTATTGATCGTGCCAACTCTTTGGGAATGATTCTCATATTGGGATTTCTTCTGATGATTACCATGATAATGTCTTCTCTTATTAGTCTTTTTAACGATTTTATTACCCGATATTTTGGTCTGGAAACGTACCTCATTGTAGAACTTATCAATTTCGGTGTAGGATTCGGACTTGTTATTTTATTGTTTGCCTTAATGTTTAAAGTACTTCCAGACGTAGAAATGAGCTGGAAATCTGTATGGAAAGGAGCTATGCTTACAGCGGTACTTTTTACTCTTGGTAAATTTTTGCTGAGTTTATATTTCAGCCAGTTTAAACCAACTTCAGCTTTTGGAACTGCAGGAACGGTAATTCTGATTATGATGTGGATTAACTATTCCTGTATGCTTATTTTTTTCGGTGCTGAATTTACCAAAGTCTATACTTATAAAAGAGGTCTTCGTATAGAACCTTCGAAACACGCTAAATGGAGCAGTGCAAAACTGTATAGAGACAGCCAAACTAAGAATATTGCTTCTTCATAA
- the pckA gene encoding phosphoenolpyruvate carboxykinase (ATP), with protein MKNAKIIQDLQKLGIRGDYELIYNPSYEELYQAEVSPDNQGFEKAELTESGAVSVETGIFTGRSPKDRYIVQDDVTKDTIFWDGKVNLPTTPEIFDSCKDLVLDQLSSSKKIYVVDTFCGTNEDTRLKVRFIMEVAWQAHFVTNMFIRPSHYDLQNYGEPDFTVINGSKTTNPNWEEQGLHSENFIMFNLTEKLQIIGGTWYGGEMKKGMFAMMNYYLPLKGMASMHCSANVGEKGDVALFFGLSGTGKTTLSADPKRYLIGDDEHGWDNKGVFNYEGGCYAKVIDLSEEKEPDIFRAIKRDALLENVVVKDGVCDYSDGSITENTRVSYPIYHINKIVLPSKAGHAQKIVYLSADAFGVLPPVSILDENQAQYHFLCGYTSKLAGTERGITSPEPSFSPAFGEAFLTLHPTMYSKTLIGKMKEHGAKAYLVNTGWNGTGKRISLKDTRAIIDAIIDGSIENADKTVIPIMNLEVPTSLPNVTEGILDPRNTYNDVAEWEDKAKDLAAKYIKNFEQYCNNEEARKLISSGPQLVEQTI; from the coding sequence ATGAAAAACGCTAAAATCATCCAAGATTTGCAAAAATTAGGGATTAGAGGAGATTACGAATTAATTTATAATCCTTCTTACGAAGAATTATATCAAGCGGAAGTTTCACCTGATAATCAGGGTTTTGAAAAAGCTGAACTTACAGAATCTGGAGCAGTGTCTGTAGAAACAGGTATTTTCACTGGCCGTTCGCCTAAAGACAGGTACATTGTTCAGGATGACGTTACAAAGGATACTATTTTCTGGGATGGTAAAGTAAACTTACCCACTACACCTGAAATTTTTGACTCTTGCAAAGATTTAGTTTTAGATCAGCTTTCTTCTTCAAAAAAAATCTATGTTGTAGATACTTTTTGCGGAACGAACGAAGATACAAGACTGAAAGTAAGATTTATAATGGAAGTTGCTTGGCAGGCTCACTTTGTAACGAATATGTTTATCCGTCCGTCGCATTATGATCTTCAAAATTATGGAGAACCAGATTTTACTGTTATCAATGGTTCAAAAACTACAAATCCAAACTGGGAAGAACAGGGATTGCATTCTGAAAACTTTATCATGTTCAATCTTACCGAAAAGCTTCAGATTATTGGCGGAACTTGGTATGGTGGAGAAATGAAGAAAGGGATGTTTGCTATGATGAATTATTATCTTCCGCTTAAAGGAATGGCGTCTATGCACTGTTCTGCAAACGTTGGTGAAAAAGGTGATGTAGCACTGTTTTTCGGACTTTCCGGAACAGGGAAAACTACTTTGTCTGCAGATCCTAAGAGATATTTAATTGGAGATGACGAACATGGTTGGGATAACAAAGGGGTTTTTAACTATGAAGGAGGTTGTTATGCGAAAGTAATTGACCTTTCTGAAGAAAAAGAACCGGATATTTTCAGAGCAATCAAAAGAGATGCACTTCTTGAAAATGTGGTTGTAAAAGACGGTGTTTGCGATTATTCTGATGGTTCTATCACAGAAAACACAAGAGTTTCTTATCCTATATATCATATCAACAAAATTGTATTGCCTTCTAAAGCGGGACATGCTCAGAAGATTGTTTATCTATCTGCGGATGCTTTTGGGGTATTGCCTCCGGTATCTATTTTGGATGAAAACCAGGCACAATATCACTTCCTTTGCGGTTATACTTCTAAATTAGCAGGAACAGAAAGAGGAATTACTTCTCCTGAACCGTCGTTTTCACCTGCTTTTGGCGAAGCGTTTTTAACATTGCACCCAACGATGTATTCAAAAACATTAATTGGTAAAATGAAGGAGCATGGTGCAAAAGCTTATTTGGTAAATACAGGTTGGAATGGTACAGGAAAAAGAATTTCGTTAAAGGATACCAGAGCGATTATTGATGCAATTATAGACGGATCAATAGAAAATGCAGATAAAACTGTTATTCCTATCATGAATCTTGAAGTGCCAACTTCTCTGCCTAATGTTACAGAAGGTATTTTAGACCCTCGTAATACTTATAATGACGTAGCAGAATGGGAAGATAAGGCTAAAGATCTTGCTGCAAAATACATCAAAAATTTTGAACAGTATTGCAATAATGAAGAAGCAAGGAAGCTTATTTCTTCAGGACCTCAACTAGTAGAACAGACGATTTAA